A part of Streptomyces sp. NBC_01451 genomic DNA contains:
- the xylA gene encoding xylose isomerase: MNYQPTPEDRFTFGLWTVGWQGRDPFGDATRRALDPVETVQRLSELGAHGVTFHDDDLIPFGSSDTERESHIKRFRQALDATGMRVPMATTNLFTHPVFKDGAFTANDREVRRYALRKTIRNIDLAVELGAETYVAWGGREGAESGAAKDVRVALDRMKEAFDLLGEYVISQGYDLKFAIEPKPNEPRGDILLPTVGHALAFIERLERPEMYGVNPEVGHEQMAGLNFPHGIAQALWAGKLFHIDLNGQSGIKYDQDLRFGAGDLRAAFWLVDLLETAGYAGPKHFDFKPPRTEDLDGVWASAAGCMRNYLILKERAAAFRADPEVQAALRASRLDELAQQTAADGLAGLLADRSAFEEFDVDATAARGMAFEQLDQLAMDHLLGARG, translated from the coding sequence ATGAACTACCAGCCCACCCCCGAGGACAGGTTCACCTTCGGCCTGTGGACCGTCGGCTGGCAGGGACGGGACCCGTTCGGCGACGCCACCCGCCGTGCGCTCGACCCGGTCGAGACGGTGCAGCGTCTGTCCGAGCTCGGTGCCCACGGAGTGACCTTCCACGACGACGACCTGATCCCCTTCGGGTCCTCGGACACCGAGCGCGAGTCGCACATCAAGCGCTTCCGCCAGGCCCTCGACGCGACCGGCATGCGCGTCCCGATGGCGACCACCAACCTCTTCACGCACCCCGTCTTCAAGGACGGCGCGTTCACCGCCAACGACCGCGAAGTGCGCCGCTACGCACTCCGCAAGACGATCCGCAACATCGACCTCGCGGTCGAACTCGGCGCGGAGACCTATGTCGCCTGGGGCGGCCGGGAAGGCGCCGAGTCCGGCGCCGCCAAGGACGTACGCGTCGCTCTGGACCGGATGAAGGAGGCCTTCGACCTTCTCGGCGAGTACGTGATCTCCCAGGGCTACGACCTGAAGTTCGCCATCGAGCCGAAGCCGAACGAGCCGCGCGGTGACATCCTGCTGCCGACGGTCGGCCACGCCCTGGCCTTCATCGAGCGCCTGGAGCGCCCGGAGATGTACGGCGTCAACCCCGAGGTCGGCCACGAACAGATGGCCGGGCTGAACTTCCCGCACGGCATCGCCCAGGCACTGTGGGCGGGCAAGCTCTTCCACATCGACCTCAACGGCCAGTCCGGCATCAAGTACGACCAGGACCTGCGCTTCGGCGCCGGCGACCTGCGTGCCGCCTTCTGGCTGGTCGACCTCCTGGAGACCGCCGGTTACGCGGGCCCGAAGCACTTCGACTTCAAGCCGCCGAGGACCGAGGACCTCGACGGCGTGTGGGCCTCGGCGGCCGGCTGCATGCGCAACTACCTCATCCTGAAGGAGCGTGCGGCCGCCTTCCGCGCCGACCCGGAGGTCCAGGCGGCGCTGCGCGCCTCGCGTCTGGACGAGCTGGCGCAGCAGACGGCGGCGGACGGTCTGGCGGGCCTGCTCGCGGACCGCTCGGCCTTCGAGGAGTTCGACGTGGACGCGACGGCCGCGCGCGGGATGGCCTTCGAACAGCTCGACCAGCTGGCCATGGACCACCTGCTGGGCGCGCGAGGCTGA
- the exaC gene encoding acetaldehyde dehydrogenase ExaC gives MTRYAAPGTEGAIVSYQARYDHFIGGEYVPPARGQYFENPSPVNGQPFTEIARGTAEDVELALDAAHAAAPAWGRTSVTQRSDILLKIADRMEANLEALAVAETWENGKPVRETLAADIPLAIDHFRYFAGAIRAQEGSLGELDDDTVAYHFHEPLGVVAQIIPWNFPILMAVWKLAPALAAGNAVVIKPAEQTPASLHYWMSLISDLLPPGVVNIVNGFGVEAGKPLASSARVAKVAFTGETTTGRLIMQYASENIKPVTLELGGKSPNIFFDDVWAADDDFRDKALEGFTMFALNQGEVCTCPSRALIQRGNYSDFLQAAVARTELIKPGHPLDTDTMIGAQASNDQLEKILSYLDIGRQEGARVLTGGERIEYDGELKGGYYVQPTIFEGDNRMRIFQEEIFGPVVSVTPFDDFDDAIKTANDTLYGLGAGVWTRDMNTAYRAGRAIQAGRVWTNCYHAYPAHAAFGGYKQSGIGRENHKMMLEHYQQTKNLLVSYSPKKLGFF, from the coding sequence ATGACTCGTTACGCGGCGCCCGGTACCGAGGGCGCGATCGTCTCCTACCAGGCGCGCTACGACCACTTCATCGGCGGCGAGTACGTGCCGCCGGCCCGCGGGCAATACTTCGAGAACCCGAGCCCGGTGAACGGACAGCCGTTCACGGAGATCGCGCGGGGCACCGCCGAGGACGTGGAGCTCGCGCTCGACGCGGCACACGCGGCGGCGCCGGCATGGGGACGTACGTCGGTGACCCAGAGGTCCGACATCCTGCTGAAGATCGCCGACCGGATGGAGGCGAACCTCGAAGCACTGGCGGTCGCCGAGACCTGGGAGAACGGCAAGCCGGTACGGGAGACGCTCGCCGCCGACATCCCGCTCGCCATCGACCACTTCCGCTACTTCGCGGGCGCGATCCGCGCGCAGGAGGGGTCGCTCGGCGAACTCGACGACGACACGGTGGCGTACCACTTCCATGAGCCGCTCGGTGTGGTCGCGCAGATCATCCCGTGGAACTTCCCCATCCTGATGGCGGTCTGGAAGCTGGCGCCCGCGCTCGCGGCGGGCAACGCGGTCGTGATCAAGCCCGCCGAACAGACGCCGGCGTCTCTCCACTACTGGATGAGCCTGATCTCGGACCTGCTGCCGCCGGGTGTCGTGAACATCGTCAACGGCTTCGGGGTGGAGGCGGGCAAGCCGCTCGCGTCCAGTGCGCGGGTGGCGAAGGTGGCGTTCACGGGTGAGACCACGACAGGGCGGCTGATCATGCAGTACGCCTCGGAGAACATCAAGCCGGTCACGCTGGAGCTGGGCGGCAAGTCACCGAACATCTTCTTCGACGACGTGTGGGCGGCGGACGACGACTTCCGCGACAAGGCGCTCGAAGGCTTCACCATGTTCGCGCTCAACCAGGGCGAGGTGTGTACGTGCCCCTCCCGTGCACTGATCCAGCGCGGCAACTACAGCGATTTCCTCCAGGCCGCGGTCGCCCGCACCGAGCTCATCAAACCGGGGCACCCGCTCGACACGGACACGATGATCGGCGCGCAGGCCTCCAACGACCAGTTGGAGAAGATCCTCTCCTATCTGGACATCGGCCGTCAGGAGGGCGCCAGGGTCCTCACGGGTGGCGAACGCATCGAGTACGACGGTGAGTTGAAGGGCGGTTACTACGTCCAGCCGACCATCTTCGAGGGCGACAACCGGATGCGCATCTTCCAGGAGGAGATCTTCGGGCCCGTGGTGTCCGTGACCCCGTTCGACGACTTCGACGACGCGATCAAGACCGCCAACGACACGCTGTACGGCCTCGGGGCGGGCGTGTGGACCCGGGACATGAACACCGCGTACCGGGCGGGCCGCGCGATCCAGGCGGGCCGGGTGTGGACGAACTGCTACCACGCCTATCCGGCGCACGCGGCGTTCGGCGGCTACAAGCAGTCCGGGATCGGCCGCGAGAACCACAAGATGATGCTGGAGCACTACCAGCAGACGAAGAATCTGCTGGTGAGCTACTCGCCGAAGAAGCTGGGCTTCTTCTAG
- a CDS encoding GAF domain-containing protein: MTDPWVALEQGADPVERGRVLRRAHETFTEAGTVTLPVRSVVADSWRRSARAGVGPDCTASVDLTDGDLGAYRAEHPLARVMPLFRELMGTFAADGEHLLAVCDAQGRLMWVEGHPTTRRQAGRINFVPGARWAESAVGTNAPGTAVAVDRPVQVFAAEHFIRQVQPWTCAAAPVHDPRTGRVLGAVDITGRDGLAHPHSLGFVQAVARAAESQLALLAPAGPATDVLELTALGRDEAHLLAAGRALRLSRRHSELVVLLARHPEGLTGDELLCALYEDESVTPVTLRAELARLRRVLAPGLLASRPYRLTVPVESDIGVVERSIETGAVTTAVRAYAGPLLPGSRAPAVARLRRRLTDGLRTALVARRDPDLLADWAHAPWGEDDLAVWRALAAVRPAAAVLARLNELESEQAAPRGWAHRTARR, from the coding sequence TTGACCGATCCATGGGTGGCCCTGGAACAGGGAGCCGACCCCGTCGAACGGGGACGGGTACTGCGCCGCGCGCACGAGACGTTCACCGAGGCAGGGACGGTGACACTGCCGGTACGTTCGGTGGTGGCGGACTCCTGGAGACGTTCCGCACGAGCGGGGGTGGGGCCGGACTGCACGGCGAGCGTGGACCTGACGGACGGCGACCTCGGCGCCTACCGCGCGGAACACCCGCTTGCTCGGGTGATGCCCCTGTTCCGTGAACTCATGGGCACCTTCGCCGCCGACGGCGAGCATCTGCTCGCGGTGTGCGACGCGCAGGGCAGGCTGATGTGGGTCGAAGGACATCCGACCACCAGACGGCAGGCAGGGCGGATCAACTTCGTCCCGGGGGCGCGTTGGGCGGAGTCGGCGGTCGGTACGAACGCGCCGGGTACGGCGGTCGCCGTGGACCGGCCGGTGCAGGTGTTCGCGGCCGAGCACTTCATCCGTCAGGTGCAGCCGTGGACGTGCGCGGCGGCTCCGGTGCACGATCCGCGTACGGGACGGGTGCTGGGTGCCGTGGACATCACCGGCCGGGACGGGCTCGCGCATCCGCACAGCCTCGGGTTCGTGCAGGCGGTGGCGCGGGCAGCCGAGTCCCAGCTGGCGCTGCTCGCCCCGGCCGGCCCTGCCACGGACGTGCTCGAACTGACCGCGCTGGGCCGGGACGAGGCTCATCTGCTGGCCGCCGGGCGTGCGTTGCGGCTCAGTCGTCGGCACAGCGAACTCGTCGTCCTGCTCGCCCGCCACCCGGAAGGGCTGACCGGGGACGAGTTGCTGTGCGCGCTGTACGAGGACGAGTCGGTGACCCCGGTGACGCTGCGCGCCGAACTGGCCCGGCTCCGCCGTGTCCTGGCCCCGGGGTTGCTGGCGTCGCGGCCGTACAGGCTGACGGTGCCGGTCGAGTCGGACATCGGCGTCGTGGAGCGCTCGATCGAGACGGGTGCGGTCACGACGGCGGTGCGGGCCTATGCCGGTCCGCTGCTGCCCGGTTCCCGGGCTCCGGCGGTGGCCCGGCTGCGGCGCAGGCTCACCGACGGCCTGCGCACGGCGCTGGTCGCCCGTCGGGACCCGGACCTGCTGGCCGACTGGGCCCACGCGCCATGGGGCGAGGACGACCTCGCCGTATGGCGTGCGCTCGCGGCGGTGCGGCCGGCGGCGGCCGTACTGGCACGCCTGAACGAACTGGAGTCGGAACAGGCGGCGCCACGGGGTTGGGCACATCGGACCGCCCGGCGCTGA
- a CDS encoding acetamidase/formamidase family protein — MTDLRILTVRPEPGEYAWTFGGAPPVARIAPGTVLDLYTEDCFAGRVRSEKDLVSEVCEFPFLNPQTGPFHVEGAEPGDTVAVHFVSIEPARDWAASTTVPLFGALTSTHTTATLQPPLPETVWIWQLDRTRRTALFRARDSDIEIELPMDPMHGTVGVAPANLEVRSALVPDAHGGNMDTPEMRAGVTCYLGVNVEGALLSLGDGHARQGEGETCGVAVECAMNTVVIVELLKGVATPWPRIESDTHIISTGSARPLEDAFRISQLDLVRWLVRDYGFSELDAYQFATQAVESPLANVCDTNYTCVAKIRKEWLPARETHRGLHAQLRETATALQR, encoded by the coding sequence ATGACCGATCTCAGGATTCTGACCGTGCGCCCCGAACCGGGCGAGTACGCCTGGACGTTCGGCGGCGCGCCTCCCGTCGCGCGAATCGCGCCGGGCACCGTCCTCGACCTGTACACGGAGGACTGTTTCGCCGGACGTGTGCGTTCCGAGAAGGATCTGGTGTCCGAGGTGTGCGAGTTCCCGTTCCTGAACCCGCAGACGGGTCCCTTCCATGTGGAGGGCGCGGAACCGGGCGACACGGTGGCGGTGCACTTCGTGTCCATCGAACCGGCCCGGGACTGGGCGGCGTCCACGACGGTCCCGCTGTTCGGGGCGCTCACGTCCACGCACACCACGGCCACACTGCAGCCGCCGCTGCCGGAGACGGTCTGGATCTGGCAGCTCGACCGGACGCGGCGTACGGCGCTGTTCCGCGCGCGGGACAGCGACATCGAGATCGAGCTGCCCATGGACCCGATGCACGGCACTGTGGGAGTGGCGCCCGCCAACCTGGAGGTGCGGTCAGCGCTGGTGCCCGACGCGCACGGCGGGAACATGGACACACCGGAGATGCGGGCCGGTGTCACCTGCTACCTCGGGGTGAACGTCGAGGGCGCGCTGCTCAGCCTCGGCGACGGTCACGCCCGCCAGGGCGAGGGCGAGACCTGCGGGGTCGCCGTCGAGTGCGCGATGAACACCGTGGTGATCGTCGAGCTGCTCAAGGGAGTCGCCACCCCCTGGCCGCGTATCGAGTCCGACACGCACATCATCTCGACCGGTTCGGCCCGGCCGTTGGAGGACGCGTTCCGGATATCCCAGCTCGACCTGGTGCGCTGGCTGGTGCGGGACTACGGGTTCAGTGAGCTGGACGCCTACCAGTTCGCGACACAGGCCGTCGAGTCGCCGCTGGCCAACGTCTGCGACACCAACTACACCTGCGTGGCGAAGATCCGCAAGGAGTGGCTGCCGGCCCGCGAGACCCATCGCGGGCTGCACGCACAGTTGCGCGAGACGGCGACGGCACTCCAGCGCTGA
- a CDS encoding N-acetylmuramoyl-L-alanine amidase — MERTRSFPSRRRLLKNSALAAGSYALLPAPRVAAQPRSLDYPLATWEPATTANYTPSDHPVSRVPDLVVIHVTQTSYANTLAVFQHPEKKVSAHYVVRSGDGHVAQCVREHDIAWHAGDWNHNLRSIGIEHEGWVDRPGYFTEALYEKSAALTATICTRYGIPKDRTHIIGHYEVPGTDHTDPGPDWDWTRYIRLVNTA, encoded by the coding sequence ATGGAGCGGACCAGGTCGTTCCCCAGCAGACGGCGGCTGTTGAAGAACTCGGCTCTCGCCGCAGGCTCCTACGCCCTTCTCCCCGCGCCCCGGGTCGCCGCCCAGCCCCGGTCCCTCGACTATCCGCTCGCCACGTGGGAACCGGCGACCACCGCCAACTACACCCCCTCCGACCACCCGGTGTCCCGGGTCCCCGACCTCGTCGTCATCCATGTCACCCAGACCTCCTACGCCAACACCCTGGCCGTCTTCCAGCACCCGGAGAAGAAGGTCTCCGCGCACTACGTCGTGCGGTCCGGCGACGGACACGTGGCCCAGTGCGTACGGGAGCACGACATCGCCTGGCACGCGGGCGACTGGAACCACAACCTGCGCAGCATCGGCATCGAACACGAAGGGTGGGTGGACCGACCCGGTTATTTCACGGAAGCCCTGTACGAGAAGTCGGCGGCACTCACCGCGACGATCTGCACGCGGTACGGCATACCGAAGGACCGTACGCACATCATCGGGCACTACGAGGTTCCCGGTACCGATCACACCGATCCCGGACCGGACTGGGACTGGACGCGCTACATACGCCTCGTCAACACCGCCTGA
- a CDS encoding ROK family transcriptional regulator encodes MTAPLHEARSPGAGARLPDTQQGMRRRNLARVMHTVSAEGPLSRAGVASRIGLTRAAVSTLVDELIRSGLLEELGPERPGRVGRPGSALAVSGRGPAGIGAEVGVDHLAVCAVDLRGAVRARAVRHGANRGRSPEPVIEELTGLVREVIAEVEREGLWPAGLAVAVPGLVARDGRTVVRAPNLDWHDTDLGALLPAGFPLTVDNEANLGALAELWLGDGTPSDFLHVSAEIGIGAAVVVDGRLLRGTRGFAGELGHVPVRPEGPECACGGRGCLEQYAGEEAVLLAAGVEPGEDRVGLLAERAAQGDPDVRRALEGAGTALGIALTGAVNLLDPEIVVLGGALSGLAPWLLPSLEAELARRTAGPACAVAVSRLGPEGPLLGAAHSVVRAVLDDPGAVAGRD; translated from the coding sequence ATGACCGCACCGCTGCACGAGGCCCGTTCGCCCGGCGCCGGCGCCCGGCTGCCCGACACCCAGCAGGGCATGCGCCGCCGCAACCTCGCGCGGGTGATGCACACCGTCAGCGCCGAGGGACCGCTGTCCCGTGCCGGGGTCGCCTCACGCATCGGGCTGACCCGGGCGGCGGTGTCGACGCTCGTGGACGAGCTGATCCGCTCCGGGCTGCTCGAAGAGCTGGGCCCCGAGCGGCCCGGCCGGGTCGGACGCCCCGGGTCGGCACTCGCCGTGAGCGGGCGCGGTCCGGCAGGGATCGGCGCGGAGGTCGGTGTCGACCATCTCGCGGTCTGCGCGGTCGATCTGCGGGGCGCGGTGCGGGCGCGCGCCGTGCGACACGGCGCCAACCGCGGGCGCTCCCCCGAACCGGTGATCGAGGAGCTGACCGGGCTGGTGCGGGAGGTGATCGCCGAGGTGGAGCGCGAGGGCCTGTGGCCGGCCGGCCTCGCGGTCGCCGTGCCGGGGCTCGTGGCCCGCGACGGGCGCACGGTCGTCCGTGCCCCCAACCTCGACTGGCACGACACGGATCTCGGCGCGCTCCTGCCCGCCGGGTTCCCACTGACCGTGGACAACGAGGCGAACCTCGGTGCGCTGGCGGAACTCTGGCTCGGAGACGGCACTCCGTCCGACTTCCTGCATGTGTCGGCCGAGATCGGTATCGGCGCCGCGGTGGTCGTGGACGGGCGGCTGCTGCGTGGAACCCGCGGGTTCGCGGGCGAGTTGGGGCATGTGCCGGTCCGTCCGGAGGGGCCGGAGTGCGCGTGCGGCGGGCGCGGGTGCCTGGAGCAGTACGCGGGCGAGGAGGCGGTGCTGCTGGCGGCGGGAGTCGAGCCGGGCGAGGACCGCGTCGGGCTGCTCGCGGAGCGCGCCGCCCAGGGGGACCCAGACGTACGGCGGGCTCTGGAAGGGGCAGGCACGGCTCTCGGTATCGCGCTGACCGGGGCGGTCAATCTGCTGGACCCCGAGATTGTCGTCCTGGGCGGTGCGCTGTCCGGGCTGGCGCCGTGGCTGCTGCCGTCGCTGGAGGCGGAACTGGCCCGGCGTACGGCGGGGCCCGCCTGTGCGGTGGCGGTGTCGCGGCTGGGCCCCGAAGGTCCCCTGCTGGGCGCCGCGCACTCGGTGGTGCGGGCGGTGCTGGACGACCCGGGGGCCGTGGCGGGGCGGGACTGA
- the xylB gene encoding xylulokinase, with amino-acid sequence MSAAEGPLVVGVDTSTQSTKALVVDAATGQVVASGQAQHTVTTGAGRESDPRQWWNALCEALSQCGDAAREAAAVSIGGQQHGLVTLDAQGEPVRPAMLWNDVRSAPQADRLIEELGGAKTWAERTGSVPGASFTVTKWAWLTEHEPETIRAVKAVRLPHDYLTERLTGQGTTDRGDASGTGWWASGTETYDAEVLAHVGLDAALLPRVVRPGEVAGTVRDGHGLPFSKGTLVAAGTGDNAAAALGLGLRPGTPVLSLGTSGTVYAVSTHRPADPTGTVAGFADARGDWLPLACTLNCTLAVDRVAALLGLDREAVERGTGVTLLPYLDGERTPNLPNASGLLHGLRHDTTGGQLLQAAYDGAVHSLLGALDLVLDSDADRSAPLLLIGGGARGRAWQETVRRLSGRPAQVPEAKELVALGAAAQAAGLLTGEDPAAVARRWDTARGPVLDAVERDQATLDRISGVLSDASPLLERGTDAR; translated from the coding sequence ATGTCAGCAGCCGAGGGTCCGCTCGTCGTCGGCGTGGACACGTCGACCCAGTCCACCAAGGCGCTGGTCGTCGACGCGGCCACCGGCCAGGTCGTGGCGAGCGGCCAGGCACAGCACACCGTCACGACCGGGGCGGGCCGCGAGAGCGACCCGCGGCAGTGGTGGAACGCCCTGTGCGAGGCGCTGAGCCAATGCGGTGACGCGGCCCGCGAGGCCGCCGCCGTGTCGATCGGCGGCCAGCAGCACGGGCTCGTCACCCTGGACGCCCAGGGCGAGCCGGTCCGTCCGGCGATGCTGTGGAACGACGTGCGGTCGGCGCCCCAGGCCGACCGGCTGATCGAGGAACTGGGCGGAGCGAAGACCTGGGCGGAGCGCACCGGAAGCGTGCCGGGCGCCTCCTTCACGGTCACGAAGTGGGCCTGGCTGACAGAACACGAGCCGGAGACGATTCGCGCCGTCAAAGCCGTAAGACTCCCCCACGACTACCTCACCGAGCGCCTCACGGGTCAGGGCACCACCGACCGCGGCGACGCCTCCGGCACCGGCTGGTGGGCGTCCGGAACGGAGACGTACGACGCGGAGGTGCTCGCGCACGTGGGGCTCGATGCCGCGCTGCTGCCCCGGGTGGTCCGACCGGGTGAGGTGGCCGGGACCGTGCGTGACGGTCACGGCCTGCCCTTCTCCAAAGGCACCCTCGTCGCCGCGGGCACCGGGGACAACGCCGCCGCCGCGCTGGGCCTCGGGTTGCGCCCCGGCACTCCGGTACTGAGCCTCGGCACGTCGGGCACCGTGTACGCGGTCTCGACGCACCGGCCCGCCGACCCGACCGGCACCGTCGCGGGCTTCGCCGACGCGCGCGGCGACTGGCTGCCGCTGGCCTGCACCCTCAACTGCACGCTCGCCGTGGACCGCGTCGCCGCCCTGCTCGGCCTGGACCGCGAGGCCGTCGAACGCGGCACAGGAGTCACCCTGCTGCCCTACCTGGACGGCGAGCGCACCCCGAACCTGCCGAACGCCTCGGGGCTGCTGCACGGGCTGCGTCACGACACGACCGGCGGACAGCTGCTCCAGGCCGCGTACGACGGGGCGGTCCACTCGCTGCTCGGCGCTCTCGATCTGGTGCTCGACTCGGATGCGGACCGATCGGCGCCGCTGCTGCTGATCGGCGGCGGCGCGCGCGGTAGGGCCTGGCAGGAGACCGTACGCCGGCTGTCGGGGCGGCCCGCCCAGGTGCCCGAGGCCAAGGAGCTGGTCGCGCTCGGCGCCGCGGCACAGGCGGCGGGCCTGCTGACCGGCGAGGATCCGGCCGCGGTGGCCCGGCGCTGGGACACGGCCCGGGGGCCGGTCCTGGACGCGGTGGAGCGGGACCAGGCGACGCTGGACCGGATCTCCGGGGTACTCTCCGACGCATCGCCGCTGCTGGAGCGGGGGACAGACGCCCGCTGA
- a CDS encoding nuclear transport factor 2 family protein yields the protein MSKTHLSRRTVAALLATATIGSMAVFVPAATASAPASSLTVADSRQANPHAEERNKRVAVRVLRQLFEEGNLKVADQYIRADYIQHNPMAPDGREAIKNFIRDWHARFPDHVYNVKRVIAQGDLVMVHSNPVYEPGTRGSSVVDIFRFDRKGMIAEHWDVVQDVPATTVNGNDMFGTVSRPRTNQPGPRWMTAFSQKVATAYFDTLLVDKNPEAVRYLTPEYYQHNPTIPNGSAGLREQFTGFFQQFPNLIVERKRVIAQGDLVAIHAHYRLNPEDRGQAVVDIFRVGKHGKILEHWDSVQDVPSTPPLNDNTMF from the coding sequence ATGAGCAAGACCCACTTGTCCAGGAGGACCGTCGCCGCTCTGCTGGCCACGGCGACCATCGGATCCATGGCCGTATTCGTGCCCGCCGCCACGGCGTCCGCTCCCGCCTCCTCCCTGACCGTCGCGGACTCCCGGCAGGCGAACCCCCACGCCGAGGAGCGCAACAAGCGCGTCGCCGTCCGCGTACTCAGGCAGCTCTTCGAAGAGGGCAACCTCAAGGTCGCCGACCAGTACATCCGTGCGGACTACATCCAGCACAACCCGATGGCCCCCGACGGCCGGGAGGCCATCAAGAACTTCATCCGTGACTGGCACGCGCGGTTCCCGGACCACGTGTACAACGTCAAGCGGGTCATCGCCCAGGGTGACCTGGTCATGGTCCACTCCAACCCGGTCTACGAACCCGGCACCCGCGGTTCGTCCGTGGTCGACATCTTCCGCTTCGACAGGAAGGGCATGATCGCCGAGCACTGGGACGTGGTCCAGGACGTACCGGCGACCACCGTCAACGGCAACGACATGTTCGGCACGGTCAGCCGGCCGCGCACGAACCAGCCCGGCCCCCGCTGGATGACCGCCTTCAGCCAGAAGGTGGCCACCGCCTACTTCGACACCCTCCTCGTCGACAAGAACCCCGAAGCGGTCAGGTACCTGACGCCGGAGTACTACCAGCACAACCCGACCATCCCCAACGGCTCGGCCGGCCTGCGCGAGCAGTTCACCGGCTTCTTCCAGCAGTTCCCGAACCTGATCGTGGAACGCAAGCGCGTCATCGCCCAAGGCGACCTCGTGGCGATCCACGCCCACTACCGCCTCAACCCCGAGGACCGCGGCCAGGCCGTCGTGGACATTTTCCGCGTCGGCAAGCACGGCAAGATCCTCGAACACTGGGACTCCGTCCAGGACGTGCCGTCGACCCCTCCCCTCAACGACAACACCATGTTCTGA